DNA from Cyprinus carpio isolate SPL01 chromosome B3, ASM1834038v1, whole genome shotgun sequence:
ttaatatttgtattaattacacaaataatttatatttgtatttattcatatttattcgaaaataaataagacaaaatatttgattttagacacaatattgtacAATTTTCTGTTTCTGGTTTATTTTATCAATGAAAAGTTTCAAAAGAAACCACAGCAGACCCGTTTTGCATCTTTGAGCAACACAACACGGTTCTTCTTGCTGAATGAATCCGAGATTCGAACGAATCActttaatgaatgattcaatagCCGAATGAATCATCCGTTTGAACAAATCGTTCAAATGAGCGACTCAAATCATTGACAGTgattgccgccacctactggatgTTTCAGATTCATTTAAAGtaccttttcatttaaaaataaaaaatgcaaaaatctaatatttattaaaaaaaaaaaacaattcatttaaaattttaaatttttattacaaaatgtatttattcataaaacaaaaataacaaatctcACAGGCATCACAGCATTAGTAAACTGCGTTCAAGCCACCTCTGAGCAGTCTgtgaaaatacatctaaatgccatttCAGACGCAGCTTCAGCGCCAggatggattttgttgatactgatttcatttgatctGAATTTACTGCTTAAATTTGAGAACTTGACAAAAAAAAGGTGATGTGTACATCTAATAAGGTTAAAAAAGTTACACAGGTAAAATAGGTAAACATAATAATGCTTCATAATGGATCGTTTTTGTGCTGGTATCTTTTTTCTGGTTTAGGCCTTTCATGGACAGCTGACTCCCCAAGCTTTTAGTATTCATATTCTATGCGATGGTTAGTTTACTGTAGTGACAGAGAATAACTTCCACACACTTGGCACAATattgtgtaattataattatcGACAAACTGTTTAGGTTAAGGACACACTTTAAAATTTTTCATTCAGGTTTTTTACTGCTCCACAAAAACACTGACCAAGCATGTGTGAAATAATTTTGTCCAAAATATTATGTCCGCACAATAAATCTGCTAACTGGTGGTGTATCAGCTGAGGCAGAAGAGTGTTATGCAAAGGTAAAGGACTGACCCCATCTCCAGGAAGATCTGCCTGAACTGCGTCCGGACCTTCATGAGCGGGTGCAGGTGACCGCAGTCTGCAGCGACACCCATCGCCTCGAAATTATACGGCTTGAACTTCTTCTCCTTCCAGCTTCCACTGAGAGAAACAAGTGACAAAAGACTTGTGAAGCGTTTCATTCAACCCAACTGAAAACACAAGCCATGCAACTTACAAATGCACACAGAATTTCAATTGttccattttttaattgttaataactTCAAAAAAGTCGGAAGTAGTAGGAAAGTCTTGTGTTTCAGAACTGCATCTTTGCAACATGATGTTGTGTAGTGCATTTAGATCCTCTTAACAATTTTTACAGCCTTTGAGAAACTGCTTAGTTCACCTGGCGATCATCTCTGGAGTGAGTTCTGTCTCTTGTTTGGTGATGGTGGTACTGAAGCTGCTGCCTTTAGTGATCCAGTATGACTTAACCGTCCTGAAATTAAACATTCATACATTAACAAATTAGGAATACATTATATAgttttcccatttaaaaaaataaaaaactgcaatGAGATTGTTATTGAGCTGTAGCGCCTCCTACTGCTCatgtagaattaaaatgaacaacaagTTAAAGCCAAAAACTCAACACTCTCTTACACTTCTGATAGCAGCTTGCGTTTCTTGAGTTCATTCTTCTCTTTGTCCTCTAGTTTTGCCGACAGTCCCTTCTGCACCAGCTGTAGTTTGTCCCTTACAGTATCCTCAATAGTttccacctgaaacacacacacacacacacacactacattaaTAACACATTCACTGGCAGATTCAGGCTTAATTCATTATGTGTCCAGCATGTAACTCACAGTTTTAAAGACTCTTGGTCCTCCCTCATGAGCTTTATCCAGACGGATCCATTTGTTGGACATGGCTTTGCTGAAACCAACCTTCCCGCTCGGCATTTTCTAAAAGAATCAGAAGGTACATGAGACATCagatgcaaaacacacacacacacacacacacacacacacatatatatacaaacaattaaaaacaaggGAATATTTCGCATAATATTTGCATACTTCCATGATATGTGTGTCCAATTGTactttacaaatttacaaatatactttaataacaaCTTTTGAATAACATTGTTTTTCCACAGTAAAAAATGGCTTTTTGCATTGTAAGCCACTGTTTAAATATGAGAAAGTTAAAATTAACTTGGTAGAAAATACTTtctgttttcatgagattcatccTAGCGGCACTCATTATAGTCAAACCACATGTTTTCTCCTGTAGTATAGACTATAGACGACTCTTTCATCTCTCACCATGAGTTCATTCTGCGGCAGACCCTCGTCTGGGATGGCGTTGAACACCCGGGCTTCATGACTGCCCTGCTCCGCGATCTCACGGCCCTCTCCTGTCAGCTCCCAGCGTTTGGAGGACTTCTGCTCCGCAGAGATCACCTGAGAACAGGGTTCAAACAGGTCATTACAAAGCAGCATATATACTGATACTCATAACCTCAGAGAAATTAACAAACAACGGTCAAGAAAAACAGGAATGTTCTTgccacagatagatagatagatagatagatagagggatagacagacagacagagggatagacagacagatagacagacagacggatagacagacagacagacagatagacagacagacagacagacagacagacggacagacagacagacagacagacagacagacagacagatagatagatagatagatagatagatagatagatagatagagagtcACACAAACAGACtaatatatagacagacagacacagatatcATGACTATGTTTCGCTTATATCAGCAGGTATTTTGACAGGTCTGTAAGATGATTTCAGTGGTGAACACAGATCACGGGGGTCGGATGGGTCTGGTTGGTTTGCGCCTCTGTTGCATCAGTCGGAGCGTGCTCACCTCTCCCAGCGCCTGCAGGCTCTTCACCGCGCCGACGATCAGCTGATGATCCACCCCGAGATCCGCCGCCACATCCTGGCTATCGATGCCGCCGTCCACCTTCTCCAGCAGCCGTAAGAGTGCTTCCAAAAGCCCGGTGTCAGCCATGCTGGAGTCGCCTTGCGCTCGGATGGGGAAACGGACATGACGTCACGTCAGCCGTAAGCACCGTAACAAAAACGCAGCCAATTATTTTACCGTAAACCATGAAGAGCGGctctgtatttattattaaacttcattatttattatgttgCCGGAGTTTTCAATAAGTGGTCCGcaaacatttattacaaatattctGAACATTTACAGTGGCTGTGTATTACTAACGTTACaccattaaacataaaatatttatatatacattattactgtaattattattattaccggCGTTTGCAATTGTGGCGTCCACaaacatttattagaaaaaaaaaaagaaaagaaaaactgagtATTTAGAGCGGCTCtctatttattacaatttttaatttttaatcaatagCCAGTTTCACAATCTTTTGTTATTTGTAAAAATCTGTATATTTAGATCGGATCTATATTTATCATTACACcttcaaacataaaatatttgcattattattaccaGCGTTTTCAATCGCgttcacatttatataaaaactttttacatcttaaaaaaaaaaaaaaaaaaagatttcattacattttgaataCCAGATTACGATGTGACTTTTGGATCaaagtgtatatattttgtttaaacaacTATAAGCAAAATAGCTGGAGAAGTGCATTCAAAAACAATGCAGAGATCAGATATCCTCCAAAATAAAATCCTTTATTACAAACACCACACATTCTTTGAACATTGTTCAGAAAAATAATGGTCCCCCACCCAAAACAGCCAAATGCTACAATGACCTGACACATCACAACTTTCACTATCACAtaaccatttaaaacaatgtcacaagtgcattcataatttaaaagaaaagcctACCATTACAGGCAAAATCATGAAATGTTGCTGGtcaaatagagagaaaaaaaataatattaaaactaataatttacagCTTGAGACTGATTTATcttatatttatgcatgtgtaaATGGTTAAAATCACTCAAGGACTGAGCGTCCCGTCACTGCATATTAACGAATGATCAGGTCCTCACATGCGTTGCTTTGGGTTTATACCACTTCTCCCGTTTGAGGGCAGTAGTTTGGGGGAGTTCACAgatttgaactaaaaaaaaaaaaaaaaaaaaaaaaaccttcaaaagaaacatgaaaagaCACTATTATGCACAAAGTTTAGAGACTGCTATTATTGTTTTTAGCTCAGGTGTTGGCGAGAACGACAGAATCAGAACGGATGATGCTCCCTGTTTGGAAATGATGAGGCAGGACTGCACACAGGGAGGCAGGTTTATCGATACTGGTAGTTCATACTGGGATTGCCCCGGCCGTACCCTGCTGGTCCACTGTTGTAGGAGGCGGAGCTACCGCCGAAATTCGGGTTGGCTCCGTCCTGTGAGCTGTAGTTTGACTGGTTGCTGTAACCTATGAGACCAGATCAGAattaacacaacatttaaaacagaGTTAAAAGCCCCCAAAGGATGGtaatctctcattctgacggcacccattcactgcagaggatccattgctgagcaagtgacataatgctaaatttctccaaatctgttctgaagaaaaaaactaactcatctatatcttgaatggcttgagggtgagtacattctcAGCTAgaattaattttggggtgaatgatTCCTTTAAGACTCCCAAACTTGTAACTCGGACTGTTTTTAATCACCTTCATAGCTGTAGTCCTGTCCTCCGGTCACTTGTGAGGGATAAGCAGTGCTGTAGTTGAAGTTTCCCCCTCCTCCGCCACCACCAGGAGCCTGGCCGAAGTTGTTCTTCTGTCCGAAGCCCTGGCCGTACTGACCGAAGGAACCCCCTGGGCCCAGTCCGGATCCTTGAGGCTTGGTGTTTTGGTGCATGGGTGGCTTCTTACCGACCAGTTTGGGGGTTCCAGTAGGGGACGAGTAGCTGCCATCACTCTGGTAATTTGAGCCGAAACCACCGGCCCCTGCAGCCCCTCCAGGAGATGTGTTTGTGCCTGGAGCTGATGATCCAGGACCTGAGGCCAACGGTCCACCATTAGACCCTCCATTATTATAGAAATCTGAAGAGGAATAATACAGTAAAGGTTAACAAATGGGCATTCAattcaaatcaacatattacTGGCTTTTAAGTAACCTAAAAACGTTTTGCTGTATATAGAAACTtgatacaaaatatatatcaattcAGGGTAACATTTAACTTAACACTacccaaaattacaatttgtaTGATATGATGTCTTGAAGTCTCAGTTCACCCATTTAGACGTAAGTTACTGACCCAAGCTTCAATAAAACCACTTTCTGCATTTTCTGGCTTTGAAATAGTAACACTAGTGTAGTGTGTTACACTACTTTTTGTCAATTCACGTCCATCTAAACACATGCTAATGCAAGAGAGCAGAAATGCaagctttttaaaacaatgtttcacATTTTGCTGCTCTACAAAGTTCGAGTATGGACCTGCGAATTAATCAAACAAGACGTGACCAATAGAAGACAAATGCATCATggttcaacaaaaataaaacaaaataaacacaaactataAGTATACTACATGTCTTATGtgacatgtataaatatatatacatatactgtctGCAACGATTTTGCAGGCTGAAAACTTTGTGACCTCAGCTCAATACCAATTTAGTTTTCTAAAACATGTTACGAAAGCAATTGCAGTAATAAATACTGGCTTTGCATATATGTACACAAAGATTTTTTGGGATTGAATAGAAGATGCCAAAAGCTCTTTGCAAAATACTAAAAGAGTGAAATTGTTTTCAATCATAATACTAGCTAaaaatttccattaaaaaaaaaaaaataataaaataaaataaaataaatacaacaaaaaaagccCCCTAAACTTATGCAAATCGGTTTAATTTCCAACCCCCCACCTGAAAATAAACTACTACTGTTAATAAAAATTTACATAGATACCACAGGTTTGTAAACGAAAtcaaatttattgcaaaatatgatgATTCacaaacatcaaatttaaaaacaaaaatgccgCAAATGTACCCCATTTGTTCATTAGTTCACAGAATTGATAACATTCTGATATTAAAAATTAATCCTCACAAACCCGGTTTCTCTCAATCAATGGCACTGactacaattaaaaaagaaaaataaataaacttaaaaacattaaagacatGGCAATGTATggaaatgataattaaaaatccATCGGGAACATTATTCCAGGAAAAACAACTAAACTGTTGGCAAAAAATGGCTTATACAGTGACTTCAGAGTGAAGATGCAGTCATTATGAAATGTCAGTGTGACTAtccatcagccaatcacattgcTTGACTGTGCTGATCACGGCACAAATAATACGTCAGAACGTCTTGTATTTCTTGATTTCCGCAGGCAGAAACTCCCGTTCACATCCACAGTGTTAGCTGATCGTTGGTGCAGGTTTTTTGAGGTGAGATTGTGGGCGAAACATCACAAGGAAACGAGTTCATAATGCGGGTAACCAGTGTTTTTTCCCCTCTGCCTCTACTTTTCGTTTCACTTTTGCGTGCTTATCGAAAACATTGGGCGGTTTATGTCGCAAACTCGTGGTAGCCATAGGAGTCTGAGACAAAGTCACCTAAAGGGTGAGACAGAGCAGAGAAGCACAGAATTAGACGTCTTCTGTGTTTGGCATGCCATGACAAACGTCACCGGGCATGAGTCAAGGATGTCAATCAGATATCATCAAGGTCAAAGGTAGTtttctgtgggtttttttttctccttctttttAGATTTCTCTGCTCCGGTCACCCTCAAGAAGGTCTTTCCTCAGAAAGTGGCGTTGGCATGTTGGGAACATTTCTCGTTTTTCGCCGAGGAAAGTTTGCGTCCCATGGCACAACAAAGCAGAGAAAtgtaaaatcaaaaggaaaatacAATAGCGGACACTCGCATTCAAAACATCATTAACATGTCCCCGAAACTAGCAGAGGAGCAGTTTAAATAGATCCAGAGCAAAGTGCACAGACTTCTTAACTTGAGATGCAGTCAAAAATAACAGGAAATTAAAACGGCAACAACCTGTGCCATAAAGACAAGTCTTGCAGTTAAAAAAACCTACTTAAGACAACAACACTAAAATATAcgggataaaaaaaaagaaaagataagattCAATGGCACCAGTGAGAAATCGGAAAATACTCACTATAGCCAGAGTTGTTATTGCCGCCATATCCATACGTCCCATATCCACCTAAAAGGGGACAAGGATATAGATAAGAATATTTATGTTCAAGAGCAAGTCAACAGGACTTTTGCTTTATTAGACACAATTATAGGCATAATTCATAGCTCAAGGAAgccatttattataaaaaccatGATATTTAAGGTTGCAAAATTTCACCACTTTTTTCGATATACTAAGACTTTAAATTCATAATTCAGCACACAAATATATCTGAAAAGTAGCATGTTTCAAAGAGTAAAGATATGGTCACAAATTTATGAATTCTCACTATTTGACCATTTAATCAATGCCATAAATATTCATAtcatagtatattttaaaaatactgcattaatttaaatactatgtttatatatatatatatatatatatatatatatatatatatatatatatatatatatatatatatattatatatatatatatatatatatattatcaatgaGAACACCAAAACGGTACTCGAAAACAGATGGGAAGAAAGTTATTTGGAACCATTCCTTGAACAGACTTAATTGTGTGAGAATAATAAATCTGAGAGAAAGCTTGAGCCCTAATAGCCAGTTTGCATTTATGATCTCAAATTTATGTACATTCATAATTTCAGGGAATGTCATGCCTTTTCCCCATCACTACACACAAATcagttttattaaacatcaaatatcaaACACTTACTTTgccatttattttgcatttgttccAAGTGTAAAGAATTGTGGATTAACAGTTAATCACAAAACAATTCCCAGCAGAACTGATGTCAGAAACTTCAGCTACTGTTAGctgtagtttttaagtttttattagtttttgattAAATCATTGCTAGTTCTCTGTTTGTCTAAAAGCCTATTGCAAACTGATGCTTTCAGACAGCACTATAACTGTACCTTGATTGAATCCTCCTCCATTGTTAAATCCCCGGCCTCGGCCCCTGCCACGTCCTCTTCCTCTGCCCCTGGGATTGATCATCATGTCAGCAGGCGGCCCACTCACCATCCCAAATCCAGCGGGGTGCTGAAATGAGCAAATCAGTGAATTATGCACAGAATATATGAGTGAAGATCATAATGACACTGAAAACAGGAAGAGTCGGGCATACCATTGGAggcattttcttcttcttgtttgcCTCTGAGTTGGAGCCTTCTGGGAAGAGCTTCTCCAAGGCTTCAAGTGCTGCGTAGGCCTTCGCCACCTTTTTATTGGATCCGGTTCCCTGAAACTTCTGTCCGTCAATCTCCACCTGGAgcgaaatttttttttagataagcaGCAACTTTTTATTTGATCTATCTAGAATATATAAGATGAATTGAATGAGAATTCCACCTTACAAACACGTAATCTGAAAAACTAGAATGTGTCTCCGAGTTTGTGTCCTCACCTCCATGACGAAGCGTTTGTCGTGGCTTCCGCCGGTTTCAGAGATGAGCTCGTACTTCAGTCCTCGGCGTTTTTCGTTCAGCTCCATGACTGGGTTTTTTCCATGTTTGGTTAGGATAGGCCCCTGCTGCCGAGCGCTCTGAGAAACCGAAAAACGAGGAACAAGCTCTTAGAAGACTGAATAACGTACATTACTAGAGGTTTCATAGGACTAACTCGTCAAAATTAAACCACAATGAATTGAATCTGCACTTTTCTGCATGTAGAACATGTAGTGTTGTAGTGTTAACGTAAGTTACTCAGTGATGCTGTACACCACTGTTTAAAAGTTCAGAGTCGGCAAGATGTTTtggtcaaaaacacagtaaagcattattattgtgaaactcctgtttaaaataagttttctattgtaacattttaaaatgtagcatttCTGTGATGGCTAATTTTAAGCatcatactccagtcttcaactttttttaatatgccgatttgctgatATGAGAAACATTTCctgttactattattactattacagctgtgctgcttcatattctttgatgaataataacTACAGCAgttaattaaactattttttttaaacataattcaagtctttaccgtcactttttatcaatttaaatgcattaatttttcaaaaataaaaaatcttattgaccgcAAACTAGTCAGACTGAATGTCCTTGTGatgtaatttacttaaaaaaaaaaaaaaaaaattatgaactatttaatatttaattgtaattcatGAATCTTCTTTAGAAGATAATTGAATCATTTTTTACTTGCATCCAAAAAATGCCCACAAGTTGCTTATTAATTCAAATGTATTGGAACCTGTGATATAACATTTTGGTCTTCATGAGTAACTATTTGGATACATGTTTGGTACCTCGTCAGTGGGGCTGTCTGCGGTTGGTGCTGGTGCTGGTGCTGGTTCTGGCTCCATTTGGGTCACAGTAGGCAAAGTCTCCTGTGTGGTCACCGGCTCCTCCTGTTTCACCAGCTCAGCTACCTTTTGCTCCAATCCTGTTGGCAGACCCATATCCTGCAAGACCTGGAGAAGGAATCAAAAACAATTGAGTTTCTGCTGTTTTAGACTGATCCAGTGAGCCAAATAATTGATCTTCTGCATTACGCTCTCTTACTTTGACAGCCACGTGTAGTTTCGCAGTGCGTTTGGAGGGACCAGAAGCTTCAAAGTTCTTTCCGTCCACCTCTACGGCCATAGTAAACACCGGCACATGGACGGGCCCAGTCTGAGAAATGAGTTTGTACTGCAGACCCGGCTTCAGCTGGTTCAGACGCATCAGGGCATTCATGGCCTGTGGCGGCTCTGCTTTCTCCTCTGGAGCTGAAGGCCAGAAAACAAGGTATGTTTTATTTGCAATGCTCTGCATAACTCCGCTATAAGCAGATTAAGAACATCTGAACagcatttacatttcttttgcaatttcttcttcttcttgtttggACTCTTCTCATCAGTAGCCTCCTCCTCCTCTATGGGGCGTTTCATTGGCGGCACATATGTTGTGCTGGGTGGGATTTGAACTAGGGaaatgaaaaaatgtcaaaagtcaAGTTTCTTGattcaaaataaatagatttgatATACAAAACAATGA
Protein-coding regions in this window:
- the LOC109047138 gene encoding interleukin enhancer-binding factor 3 homolog isoform X2 codes for the protein MPPPIRHRSMRIFVNDDRHVMAKHSAVYPTQEELEGVQNMVSHTERALKAVSDWLDEQEKGNTIVNALESDGDGEKETEPKSTEQPSRSLRGVMRVGLVAKGLLLKGDLDLELVLLCKDKPTITLLKKVSENIAVQLKLVTDEIYDVKPCVRDATIVIKNSKEPPLTLTINLTSPLVREEAEKQAAGETLSVNDPPDVLDRQKCLTALASLRHAKWFQARANGLRSCVIVIRILRDLCARVPTWAPLRGWPLELLCEKAIGTGNRPMGAGEALRRVLECLASGILMADGSGICDPCEKDPTDAISHIDRQQREDITQSAQHALRLSAFGQLHKVLGMDPLPSKMPRKPRSETPIDYTVQIPPSTTYVPPMKRPIEEEEATDEKSPNKKKKKLQKKSPEEKAEPPQAMNALMRLNQLKPGLQYKLISQTGPVHVPVFTMAVEVDGKNFEASGPSKRTAKLHVAVKVLQDMGLPTGLEQKVAELVKQEEPVTTQETLPTVTQMEPEPAPAPAPTADSPTDESARQQGPILTKHGKNPVMELNEKRRGLKYELISETGGSHDKRFVMEVEIDGQKFQGTGSNKKVAKAYAALEALEKLFPEGSNSEANKKKKMPPMHPAGFGMVSGPPADMMINPRGRGRGRGRGRGRGFNNGGGFNQGGYGTYGYGGNNNSGYNFYNNGGSNGGPLASGPGSSAPGTNTSPGGAAGAGGFGSNYQSDGSYSSPTGTPKLVGKKPPMHQNTKPQGSGLGPGGSFGQYGQGFGQKNNFGQAPGGGGGGGNFNYSTAYPSQVTGGQDYSYEGYSNQSNYSSQDGANPNFGGSSASYNSGPAGYGRGNPSMNYQYR
- the LOC109047138 gene encoding interleukin enhancer-binding factor 3 homolog isoform X1, translated to MPPPIRHRSMRIFVNDDRHVMAKHSAVYPTQEELEGVQNMVSHTERALKAVSDWLDEQEKGNTIVNALESDGDGEKETEPKSTEQPSRSLRGVMRVGLVAKGLLLKGDLDLELVLLCKDKPTITLLKKVSENIAVQLKLVTDEIYDVKPCVRDATIVIKNSKEPPLTLTINLTSPLVREEAEKQAAGETLSVNDPPDVLDRQKCLTALASLRHAKWFQARANGLRSCVIVIRILRDLCARVPTWAPLRGWPLELLCEKAIGTGNRPMGAGEALRRVLECLASGILMADGSGICDPCEKDPTDAISHIDRQQREDITQSAQHALRLSAFGQLHKVLGMDPLPSKMPRKPRSETPIDYTGKIQIPPSTTYVPPMKRPIEEEEATDEKSPNKKKKKLQKKSPEEKAEPPQAMNALMRLNQLKPGLQYKLISQTGPVHVPVFTMAVEVDGKNFEASGPSKRTAKLHVAVKVLQDMGLPTGLEQKVAELVKQEEPVTTQETLPTVTQMEPEPAPAPAPTADSPTDESARQQGPILTKHGKNPVMELNEKRRGLKYELISETGGSHDKRFVMEVEIDGQKFQGTGSNKKVAKAYAALEALEKLFPEGSNSEANKKKKMPPMHPAGFGMVSGPPADMMINPRGRGRGRGRGRGRGFNNGGGFNQGGYGTYGYGGNNNSGYNFYNNGGSNGGPLASGPGSSAPGTNTSPGGAAGAGGFGSNYQSDGSYSSPTGTPKLVGKKPPMHQNTKPQGSGLGPGGSFGQYGQGFGQKNNFGQAPGGGGGGGNFNYSTAYPSQVTGGQDYSYEGYSNQSNYSSQDGANPNFGGSSASYNSGPAGYGRGNPSMNYQYR